Sequence from the Spartobacteria bacterium genome:
GCTTCTGCATCTTTTACAAAGCGTATTTCGGCTTTTGAAATCATTGACAATTCCTTTTCGCGCCGCATTTGGCTGCGACACAATACAAGGTTTTCACCAAGTATATCAGGGTCTTCGCATTGCATGACTTCTATCTGTTCGTCCTTGTCTCTGCCTGGTAGTGGCGAGAATGCTCCTGTCGCGAACAGATCTTTATATTTGCTTCGGCTTCCTCTGGTTATATTTACAAGAAAAGGGCGTTTTCTGGCCTTGAGGAAGTTGAGATTTTCACGGGATGCGAAGCCTGCGTCCAAAATGACCAGAGCCTTCTCAAATCCGCCCTGATCCAATCGCCCAAGCATCGTCTCGAGCGTTTTGGTGTCCGATGTGTTTCCGGCAAAAACTTCGTGTGCAAGCGCAAATCCATACGCGTCATAGACGATTCCTATAGCAACTTGCGGGCAGTCGTTGCGTTTTTGTTTGTTTTTGCCTCTGACGGCCTTAGGATTCCCTTCGCATTGCCCCTCAAAATGTGTATTTGTCACATCGTAGAGGACAATATTGCGCTGTAGATTGAACAGGGTCTGTTCATGATCACGGAGGTGTTTTTCGATCGTCTGTCGATTTGCGAGCAGCTCGTCGCTGGTTCTGTACAAGGCATCTTTGCCTGTTTTTGTGAGCCGAATATTCAGGCATTCGGGCAGGGCTGTCCGTGCCGCCCAATCAATGAGAGCCCATTCACTCAAGGGACAGATAAGGCGGTTGATCACCATTGTTTGTGCAAGGGCTATGCTGCGCTTGTTCATTCCGCAGGACTCAAGCACTTCGCCGATTTTAAGATCATTCCATGCCTCCATGCCCACCATTTCAGCACCGTATTCCACGACGTTTTCGGTTTCTATGCGATCAAGAATCACACCATCAACAACACGTCCTTCCTTTGGAGTCGAATCGACGACAGATTCAGATCTATCTTGTTTTTTCGCAATCGGATCCGACTTGTGCGCGGCTGTCGAATTCGAGCGCTCGGCAAGACTCATAATCCGGTCGACCCATTTGCTCCCTTCGACAGATAAGCCTGTTCCAAACAACAATCCATCCTCATACTCATCTTTACTTTCGTGCATATACAGGCGCTGCTCAACAATTTGTGCTATGAGCTTTTCTTCTCCGACGGGGAGTTCTGCACTGCCCAGAGATACAATAATGCGTTGACGCGGACGTCCTTCCGCATCGCGGAAGCTCTCGACCAGTTGAACCAGCCGCGTCGATTTGATTTGTTTTGTTCTAAAACTAAACTTTCCCCGTTTTTCCAAAGCAATCTGATTGAGCAAAAATTGTGGGCTGTCGCGAGGGCATCCATACGTGGGAGTTGCGGAATATTCAGGT
This genomic interval carries:
- a CDS encoding IS1634 family transposase; this encodes MEKRGKFSFRTKQIKSTRLVQLVESFRDAEGRPRQRIIVSLGSAELPVGEEKLIAQIVEQRLYMHESKDEYEDGLLFGTGLSVEGSKWVDRIMSLAERSNSTAAHKSDPIAKKQDRSESVVDSTPKEGRVVDGVILDRIETENVVEYGAEMVGMEAWNDLKIGEVLESCGMNKRSIALAQTMVINRLICPLSEWALIDWAARTALPECLNIRLTKTGKDALYRTSDELLANRQTIEKHLRDHEQTLFNLQRNIVLYDVTNTHFEGQCEGNPKAVRGKNKQKRNDCPQVAIGIVYDAYGFALAHEVFAGNTSDTKTLETMLGRLDQGGFEKALVILDAGFASRENLNFLKARKRPFLVNITRGSRSKYKDLFATGAFSPLPGRDKDEQIEVMQCEDPDILGENLVLCRSQMRREKELSMISKAEIRFVKDAEA